The Spirosoma radiotolerans genome has a window encoding:
- a CDS encoding tetratricopeptide repeat protein produces MKTALFLCLLLRMAAFAQPAEQFLKSSASMLAINRNPELVFFGATSRQKSHLDTLSASAQNYRSHSFYHLWRQNYEEATLWLEKTGNSYPKENGMIGEVYLRSLKDYPRALQHLDAYDALTPNFDDMISHNPVSYLRGLAYRGLNNHPKAIEQFCIAIDSLARKHGAEWVNYKHFVSRAVSYMAIGQADKALTDLAQATKNFNRSALVAYHKGRALLQLGRTAEARTAFQDASFFVKALRAERTGDYQEDDFNPIYEEEIDEAISQLKTKP; encoded by the coding sequence ATGAAGACTGCTTTATTTCTTTGCCTTTTGCTTCGTATGGCAGCCTTCGCGCAGCCTGCCGAGCAGTTTCTAAAATCGTCGGCATCCATGCTGGCGATTAACCGCAATCCTGAATTAGTATTCTTTGGCGCAACAAGCCGACAAAAAAGCCATCTTGATACCCTATCGGCGTCGGCTCAGAATTACCGGTCCCACTCCTTCTATCATCTTTGGCGACAGAATTACGAAGAAGCCACTTTGTGGCTGGAAAAAACAGGCAACAGCTACCCAAAAGAAAATGGCATGATCGGAGAAGTTTATTTGAGATCGCTTAAGGATTACCCTCGTGCGCTCCAGCATCTTGACGCCTACGACGCCCTGACGCCCAATTTCGATGACATGATCAGCCACAATCCCGTCAGTTACCTACGCGGATTGGCCTATCGTGGCCTCAACAATCATCCGAAAGCCATTGAGCAGTTTTGTATCGCCATAGATTCGCTCGCCCGAAAGCATGGGGCCGAATGGGTCAACTATAAACATTTCGTTAGCAGGGCAGTGAGTTATATGGCTATTGGGCAAGCCGATAAAGCCCTGACTGATCTGGCGCAGGCCACCAAAAACTTCAACCGAAGTGCGCTGGTTGCCTATCATAAAGGACGGGCGTTGTTACAACTGGGCCGCACGGCCGAAGCCCGAACTGCTTTTCAGGATGCGTCATTTTTCGTTAAAGCCCTGCGTGCCGAACGGACTGGCGACTATCAGGAAGATGACTTTAATCCGATTTACGAAGAAGAAATTGACGAGGCCATCAGCCAGCTAAAAACCAAACCGTAG
- a CDS encoding serine hydroxymethyltransferase: MTTATTTRDTQVFDLIAKEQHRQESGIELIASENFVSPAVMEAAGSVLTNKYAEGLPGKRYYGGCEVVDQVEQIAIDRAKELFGASWVNVQPHSGANANTAVFLACLHPGDTILGFDLSHGGHLTHGSSVNISGKYFRPTFYGVERETGVINYDVVEETAKRERPKLLICGASAYSRDWDYARLRAIADEIGALLLADVSHPAGLIAKGLLNDPLAHAHIVTTTTHKTLRGTRGGIIMMRNDFENPFGIKTVKGETRLMSSLLDSGVFPGTQGGPLEHIIAAKAVAFGEALSDDFYDYAVQVKANAQAMANAFLSRGYEIISGGTDNHLMLIDLRSKGLTGKLAENTLIKADITINKNMVPFDDKSPMVTSGIRVGTAAMTTRGLKESDMEQIVVYIDKVLMNHDDAATLATVKEEINEWMKAFPLYKS; encoded by the coding sequence ATGACGACCGCCACTACCACCCGCGATACGCAGGTATTTGACCTGATTGCCAAAGAACAGCACCGGCAGGAGTCGGGTATTGAATTAATCGCTTCCGAAAATTTCGTATCGCCTGCCGTTATGGAAGCGGCTGGCAGTGTTCTGACCAACAAATATGCGGAGGGGCTTCCCGGCAAACGGTATTATGGCGGTTGCGAAGTGGTTGATCAGGTTGAGCAAATTGCCATTGATCGGGCTAAAGAACTCTTTGGGGCTAGCTGGGTCAACGTGCAGCCGCACTCAGGCGCCAATGCAAACACGGCCGTATTTCTGGCGTGTCTACATCCTGGCGATACGATCCTGGGATTTGACTTGTCGCACGGTGGGCACCTAACCCATGGCTCATCGGTCAATATTTCGGGAAAATATTTCCGGCCAACCTTCTATGGGGTCGAACGGGAAACCGGCGTTATTAACTACGATGTTGTTGAAGAAACCGCGAAACGGGAACGGCCTAAACTGCTGATATGTGGAGCTTCTGCCTACAGCCGTGACTGGGATTACGCTCGTCTGCGGGCCATTGCCGATGAAATTGGCGCGCTCCTGCTGGCCGATGTATCGCACCCGGCTGGCCTGATTGCCAAGGGTTTGTTGAATGACCCGCTGGCGCACGCACACATCGTTACTACAACCACGCATAAAACGCTGCGGGGCACACGGGGTGGCATTATCATGATGCGGAATGATTTCGAAAACCCATTCGGTATTAAAACCGTGAAGGGTGAAACGCGGTTAATGTCGTCGCTGTTGGATTCAGGCGTATTTCCGGGTACGCAGGGCGGTCCTTTGGAGCACATCATTGCGGCCAAAGCCGTTGCGTTTGGCGAAGCGCTAAGCGACGATTTTTATGATTATGCGGTTCAGGTGAAAGCCAACGCCCAAGCTATGGCCAACGCATTCCTGAGCCGGGGCTACGAAATTATTTCGGGCGGTACAGACAATCACCTGATGCTGATCGATCTGCGGTCGAAAGGGCTGACGGGTAAATTAGCTGAAAATACGCTTATTAAAGCGGATATCACAATTAACAAGAACATGGTTCCCTTCGATGATAAATCGCCGATGGTTACCTCAGGAATACGAGTTGGAACGGCGGCTATGACAACGCGCGGTCTGAAAGAATCGGACATGGAACAAATTGTCGTATATATCGACAAGGTGCTGATGAATCACGACGACGCGGCTACATTAGCAACCGTTAAAGAAGAAATCAACGAGTGGATGAAAGCATTTCCGCTCTATAAAAGTTAA
- a CDS encoding DUF4350 domain-containing protein, whose amino-acid sequence MQKPNKYLLILLVTITAYVLFEYYRPKPIDWRATYENDDKIPFGTQALFELLPDVIQPSAIRTVRLPVYTLLTETKLPTPSNYIAVCREFDVDKNDREQLLTFVRRGNNAFISAYEFPDSLGITLGFRADVKDESKADSTLRQNFVNPSLRKTAGYNFVHDDGRNFLTIKQPAHITVLGRNARKEPVFIRIQYGKGHFFIHNLPLAFTNYYVLDPKTSDYAFKALAYLPARPTYWDEYQKQGRFSEDEQSIFRYIHSQPALNWAYYLVAFGLIFYVIFAGKRTQRIIPVIEAPKNTSVDFVQTIGRMYFQQGDHENLARKKIQYFLADLRERYGLTTTSLDKEFTETLARKSGAPLDETADLVRLLRDAQKSISLSEYDLITLNRAIENFKQAI is encoded by the coding sequence TTGCAAAAACCCAATAAATACCTGCTCATCCTGCTTGTTACCATAACGGCCTATGTGCTCTTTGAGTACTATCGTCCGAAACCAATTGACTGGAGGGCGACCTACGAGAACGATGATAAAATTCCGTTTGGTACACAGGCGTTGTTTGAGCTATTGCCGGATGTTATACAGCCGTCGGCAATCAGGACGGTACGTTTGCCCGTCTACACGTTATTGACCGAGACGAAGTTGCCGACGCCAAGCAATTACATAGCTGTCTGCCGGGAGTTCGACGTGGATAAAAACGACCGCGAGCAACTCTTGACCTTTGTCCGTCGGGGCAACAATGCATTTATTTCGGCGTATGAGTTTCCTGATTCATTGGGGATAACTCTTGGTTTCAGAGCCGATGTGAAAGATGAGTCGAAGGCGGACTCGACCCTTCGGCAAAACTTCGTCAATCCGTCGCTTCGTAAGACTGCGGGGTATAATTTCGTTCATGATGATGGCCGAAACTTCCTGACCATTAAGCAACCCGCACACATCACGGTACTAGGCCGCAACGCCAGAAAGGAACCTGTTTTCATTCGTATTCAATACGGGAAAGGGCATTTTTTCATCCATAACCTGCCGTTGGCCTTTACCAATTACTATGTGCTGGACCCGAAGACGTCCGATTATGCCTTTAAAGCACTTGCTTACCTGCCTGCCCGACCAACCTATTGGGACGAGTATCAGAAACAAGGCCGGTTCAGTGAAGACGAGCAGTCTATTTTCCGATACATCCACTCCCAGCCCGCCCTTAACTGGGCTTATTACTTGGTGGCGTTTGGCCTGATTTTTTACGTAATTTTTGCGGGCAAGCGAACACAGCGTATCATTCCGGTTATAGAGGCCCCTAAAAATACCTCGGTGGATTTTGTGCAAACCATTGGCCGTATGTACTTTCAGCAAGGCGATCATGAAAACCTCGCCCGCAAGAAAATCCAGTACTTTCTGGCCGACCTTCGCGAACGATATGGGTTAACTACCACCAGTCTGGACAAGGAATTCACCGAAACCCTGGCCCGGAAAAGTGGCGCACCGCTGGACGAAACGGCCGATTTAGTACGACTTCTACGTGATGCACAAAAAAGCATATCCTTATCAGAATACGATTTGATTACCCTGAATCGGGCAATAGAAAACTTTAAACAAGCTATCTGA
- a CDS encoding RDD family protein, whose translation MSLTIRTSQNVSVAYEPASVGDRILAAMLDYLVIFGWTLLVFGIPARLNLTPGTFYVVVSLFPIVVYDLLSEWFLNGRSVGKIAMGIRVVMLDGSQPGLGAYLLRWLLRIIESVAFLGGVVPIITVAANGKGQRLGDIAAGTTVVKLKPAVSLDDVLIRPLPENYVLQFPDVRLLSDRDVGIIRQTLRQGDGWVIGRTADKIKQVTGVQSDLPDRAFLETVISDYQFITTQ comes from the coding sequence ATGTCTCTTACAATCCGCACTTCCCAAAACGTTTCGGTAGCGTACGAACCCGCCAGCGTTGGCGACCGGATTCTGGCCGCTATGCTGGATTACCTGGTCATTTTCGGCTGGACACTGCTCGTCTTCGGGATTCCGGCCAGGCTGAACCTAACGCCAGGGACTTTTTACGTCGTCGTCTCCCTGTTTCCGATTGTGGTTTATGACCTGCTTTCCGAATGGTTTCTGAATGGTCGCAGCGTTGGCAAAATTGCCATGGGTATCCGGGTCGTTATGCTGGATGGCTCGCAGCCTGGCCTGGGAGCTTATCTGCTCCGGTGGTTATTGCGAATTATCGAGTCGGTCGCTTTCCTGGGCGGTGTTGTTCCTATCATTACTGTGGCGGCCAATGGGAAAGGCCAGCGGCTGGGCGATATTGCGGCCGGAACTACCGTTGTCAAACTGAAGCCAGCCGTTTCGTTGGACGATGTTTTGATTCGACCGTTACCAGAGAATTATGTGTTGCAATTTCCCGATGTGCGCTTGCTTTCAGATCGGGACGTGGGCATTATTCGTCAAACGCTGCGTCAGGGCGACGGATGGGTAATTGGGCGCACGGCCGATAAAATTAAGCAGGTGACTGGCGTTCAGAGCGATTTGCCGGATCGGGCTTTTCTGGAAACGGTTATTAGCGATTATCAGTTTATAACAACACAGTAG
- a CDS encoding AAA family ATPase, with amino-acid sequence MDSLQTRLDLTSLTSAVEAIRAEVGKVIVGQHQTVDLLLTALLADGHVLIEGVPGVAKTLTAKLLAKTMSVGFSRIQFTPDLMPSDVLGNSVFTPKTGDFVFRQGPIFANLVLIDEINRAPAKTQAALFEVMEERQVTNDGTTYPLDAPFMVLATQNPIEQEGTYRLPEAQLDRFLFKIIVGYPTASEEVAILRGNHQRRNLADALDAVTTVLTADQLTALRGLVHQVYVEDKLFDYIAQIVQATRASKSLYLGASPRASVALLNSAKALATLRGRDFITPEDVQELAPSVLRHRVLLTPEREMEGATADDVISQLVQKIEVPR; translated from the coding sequence ATGGACTCATTACAAACTCGCTTAGACCTTACTTCGCTCACCTCGGCCGTTGAGGCCATCCGCGCTGAGGTCGGAAAAGTCATTGTTGGGCAGCATCAGACGGTCGATTTGCTACTGACGGCGTTGCTTGCCGATGGCCACGTACTCATTGAGGGTGTACCAGGTGTAGCCAAAACCCTGACGGCCAAACTACTGGCCAAAACGATGTCAGTGGGTTTCAGCCGGATTCAGTTCACCCCCGATCTAATGCCCTCTGACGTATTGGGCAACTCGGTCTTCACACCCAAAACCGGCGACTTCGTATTTAGACAAGGGCCCATTTTCGCCAACCTGGTACTGATCGACGAAATTAACCGGGCTCCGGCCAAAACACAGGCGGCTTTATTTGAAGTAATGGAAGAGCGGCAGGTAACCAATGACGGGACAACCTATCCGCTCGATGCCCCTTTTATGGTACTGGCCACTCAAAATCCCATTGAGCAGGAAGGCACCTACCGGTTGCCCGAAGCGCAACTGGACCGGTTCCTGTTTAAAATAATCGTCGGATATCCTACGGCCAGCGAAGAGGTCGCTATTCTGCGGGGTAACCACCAACGGCGCAATCTGGCCGATGCGCTCGACGCGGTTACTACCGTCCTCACAGCCGATCAGTTGACAGCCCTGCGCGGGTTAGTACATCAGGTTTATGTTGAAGACAAGTTGTTCGACTATATCGCCCAGATTGTGCAGGCTACCCGAGCTAGTAAATCGCTCTATTTGGGTGCGTCGCCCCGCGCGTCGGTCGCGTTGCTCAATAGCGCTAAAGCCCTGGCCACACTCCGGGGACGTGACTTCATCACACCCGAAGATGTGCAGGAATTAGCGCCTTCGGTGCTCCGCCACCGCGTGCTGCTCACACCCGAACGTGAAATGGAAGGGGCGACCGCCGATGACGTTATTAGCCAATTGGTGCAGAAAATTGAAGTACCCCGATGA
- a CDS encoding M20 metallopeptidase family protein, translating to MLDSIKSLARQYASDIVQTRRHLHAHPELSFQERNTARFVADQLKAIGITPQEGVADTGLVALIEGRKSAGSKVVALRADMDALPIHEANDVPYKSTVEGVMHACGHDAHTASLLGVARILHVLRDQFDGTVKLVFQPGEEKAPGGASLMIKEGVLENPAPVSMIGQHVAPNIPVGKIGFREGMYMASTDEIYMTVRGKGGHAAMPDNLVDPVLIASHIIVALQQIISRNRPPASPSVLSFGRFIADGVTNVIPNEVTIQGTFRCMNEEWREEGKKRMVKLAEGIAEAMGGSCEFTIVHGYPFLKNHPELTRRVRSQAVEYMGADNVIDLDLWMAGEDFAFYSQVVDSCFYRLGTRNEARGIVSGVHTPTFDIDEAALETGAGLMSWLAVQELGVM from the coding sequence ATGCTCGATTCCATAAAATCCCTTGCCCGTCAATACGCATCCGATATTGTTCAGACGCGCCGACATCTACACGCCCATCCCGAACTGTCCTTTCAGGAACGGAACACGGCTCGCTTTGTGGCCGATCAGTTAAAAGCGATTGGTATAACGCCACAGGAGGGCGTGGCCGATACAGGCCTGGTGGCGCTCATTGAAGGGCGTAAATCGGCCGGGTCGAAAGTGGTGGCGTTGCGGGCCGATATGGACGCCTTGCCCATTCATGAAGCCAACGACGTGCCGTATAAGTCGACGGTTGAGGGCGTCATGCACGCCTGTGGGCATGACGCCCACACAGCCAGTTTGTTGGGTGTTGCCCGAATATTGCACGTTCTGCGGGATCAGTTCGACGGAACGGTAAAGCTGGTTTTTCAGCCGGGCGAAGAAAAAGCACCCGGTGGAGCCTCATTGATGATTAAGGAAGGCGTCCTGGAAAATCCGGCGCCTGTCAGCATGATTGGTCAGCACGTAGCGCCTAATATTCCGGTGGGAAAAATCGGCTTTCGCGAAGGCATGTACATGGCCAGTACAGATGAGATTTATATGACTGTACGGGGTAAAGGCGGCCACGCAGCCATGCCCGACAATCTGGTTGATCCTGTTCTGATTGCTTCGCACATTATCGTTGCTCTGCAACAGATTATCAGCCGAAATCGTCCCCCGGCCAGCCCATCGGTGTTGTCGTTTGGGCGGTTCATTGCCGATGGCGTTACGAATGTGATTCCAAACGAAGTGACCATCCAGGGCACATTCCGGTGCATGAACGAAGAATGGCGCGAAGAGGGAAAAAAGCGTATGGTCAAGCTGGCCGAAGGCATTGCCGAAGCCATGGGTGGCTCCTGTGAATTTACCATTGTGCATGGCTATCCTTTTCTCAAAAATCATCCTGAGTTGACCCGGCGCGTACGTTCACAGGCCGTCGAGTATATGGGCGCTGATAATGTCATTGATCTTGATCTGTGGATGGCTGGCGAAGACTTTGCCTTTTATTCGCAGGTAGTCGATTCGTGTTTTTACCGGCTTGGTACTCGCAATGAAGCACGCGGCATTGTGTCGGGCGTTCATACGCCGACTTTCGATATTGATGAAGCGGCTCTAGAAACGGGTGCGGGTTTGATGAGTTGGCTGGCGGTTCAGGAATTGGGGGTGATGTAG
- a CDS encoding DUF4129 domain-containing protein: protein MKESINSWFALYGLRITSLGRYYLTAGCLCLLLLASPVALAQSNDTTKAVNTRDDRTPLQVRYPEKDHLRDLQTDHDYQYGYDAPPPENPLARLWAWFLRKLGAFLSSEAYENVWQYVILVIIAGSAIYLLLKAEVLTFLLPKKAQSAGLAYENTAEDIHEIDFDTAIDEAVSHRNFRLAVRLLYLKTIKQLTDAGRIAYKPEKTNRQYVYELANSPLQADFERLTAQFEFVWYGDFPIDERQFASLRTAFVAFNKSGQHQPIN from the coding sequence ATGAAGGAGAGTATTAATAGCTGGTTTGCTCTGTACGGTTTACGGATAACAAGCCTTGGTCGGTATTATCTGACGGCGGGTTGCTTATGCCTGTTGCTTCTTGCTTCACCCGTGGCGTTGGCACAGTCGAACGATACGACGAAAGCTGTCAATACGCGCGATGACCGAACTCCGCTGCAGGTTCGTTATCCCGAAAAAGACCATCTGCGCGATCTTCAGACCGATCATGACTACCAGTATGGATATGACGCTCCTCCGCCTGAAAACCCCCTGGCAAGGCTTTGGGCCTGGTTTCTCCGAAAACTTGGCGCTTTTCTGTCGAGCGAAGCATACGAAAATGTTTGGCAATACGTAATTCTGGTTATCATCGCCGGGAGTGCCATCTACCTGCTTCTGAAGGCCGAAGTGCTGACATTTCTGCTTCCTAAAAAAGCGCAGTCAGCAGGGCTGGCGTATGAAAATACGGCCGAAGATATTCACGAGATTGATTTTGATACAGCTATTGACGAAGCTGTCAGCCATCGAAACTTCCGGCTGGCAGTACGGCTTTTGTACCTCAAAACGATTAAGCAGCTAACCGATGCAGGTCGTATTGCCTATAAGCCCGAGAAAACTAACCGCCAGTATGTCTATGAACTGGCGAACTCTCCGCTCCAGGCTGATTTTGAGCGTCTGACGGCCCAGTTTGAATTCGTTTGGTATGGTGATTTTCCGATAGATGAAAGACAGTTCGCTTCCTTACGAACGGCCTTTGTCGCCTTCAACAAATCGGGGCAACATCAACCCATCAACTAA
- the tatC gene encoding twin-arginine translocase subunit TatC: protein MPLDQLTDEEIESEGKEMSFLDHLEELRWHIIRAVGSIFLFAIIAFIFIDDIFRVVILGPKNPDFWTYRMMCKLADVTGYTDLCVTKLNFELQSLGVSDQFTMAMTSSAIIGLCFAFPYAFWEVWRFIKPGLRNVEKQAARGAVFYVSLLFMMGLLFGYFIVSPLAINFLANFQITPEIKNQFDITSYIGILVTLSLGCALIFQMPMVAYVLSKVGVLTPKYMREYRKHAWIVILVVAGIITPSPDIYSQVLVALPLTLLYEVSIIVSGRIEKARLKAQAELDKL, encoded by the coding sequence ATGCCACTAGATCAACTGACTGACGAAGAGATCGAGTCCGAAGGCAAGGAAATGTCCTTTCTGGACCATCTGGAAGAACTCCGCTGGCACATCATCCGGGCGGTTGGATCCATTTTTTTGTTCGCGATCATTGCCTTCATTTTTATAGACGATATTTTCAGAGTCGTTATTCTGGGACCTAAAAACCCTGATTTCTGGACATATCGGATGATGTGTAAACTAGCCGACGTTACTGGGTATACTGACTTATGCGTAACCAAGCTTAACTTTGAGTTACAATCCCTTGGTGTATCCGATCAATTTACAATGGCCATGACTTCATCGGCCATTATTGGTCTATGCTTTGCCTTCCCCTATGCCTTCTGGGAAGTGTGGCGGTTTATCAAGCCAGGCCTTCGTAATGTGGAAAAGCAGGCCGCTCGAGGTGCTGTATTCTATGTTTCCCTGTTGTTCATGATGGGCTTACTGTTTGGCTATTTTATCGTATCGCCTTTAGCCATCAACTTCCTGGCCAACTTTCAGATTACGCCTGAAATCAAAAACCAGTTCGACATTACATCGTACATTGGCATACTCGTGACCCTTTCATTAGGGTGCGCACTCATATTTCAGATGCCAATGGTTGCTTATGTGCTGTCGAAAGTGGGCGTTTTAACACCAAAGTACATGCGTGAGTACCGCAAACATGCCTGGATTGTGATTCTGGTTGTGGCGGGGATCATCACGCCATCCCCTGATATTTACAGCCAGGTGCTGGTAGCGCTGCCGTTAACATTGCTTTATGAAGTGAGTATTATCGTGTCGGGGCGGATTGAAAAAGCGCGGCTAAAAGCACAGGCCGAACTGGATAAACTATAG
- a CDS encoding DUF58 domain-containing protein gives MPIFRSLFVAMRLWFTLIVLVLLFIAAYALPILFPLVRVAFVAFVILIGLDAWLLFRNQARRAVFARREVPDRLSNGDENPITIYLENQYAFRTRVEVIDEIPFQFQRRDVLFNAHLNPRETRAIRYELRPTRRGEYSFGAVNVFALSPLGLLKRRFQFEQGKMVAVYPSYLQMRQYELLAATNRLNEVGVKRIRRLGHSMEFEQVRPYATGDDVRTINWKATSRRSDAQGTSLMINAYQDERSQPVYCLIDKGRVMQSPFDGLTLLDYAINASLVLSNIALLKQDRAGILTFSSQVGQLLPADRRTGHMLRILELLYRQKTQFLETDFESLYASVRTHIRQRSLLLLFTNFETVNAMHRQLPYLRRLAKDHLLLVIFFENTELRSLLDLPASDTEQIYLKTIGEKFAFEKKQIVRELAQYGIQTILTAPQNLTANTVNKYLELKARGMI, from the coding sequence ATGCCAATTTTCCGCTCCCTTTTCGTCGCTATGCGCCTGTGGTTTACGCTCATTGTGCTGGTGTTGTTGTTTATCGCGGCCTATGCGTTACCGATTTTGTTTCCGCTGGTCCGTGTCGCCTTTGTCGCGTTCGTTATCCTGATTGGATTAGACGCCTGGCTTTTATTTCGGAATCAGGCCCGACGTGCCGTGTTTGCCCGTCGTGAAGTTCCCGACCGGCTGTCGAATGGCGATGAGAACCCGATTACAATTTATCTCGAAAACCAATACGCTTTCCGAACCCGTGTGGAAGTGATTGACGAAATTCCGTTCCAGTTCCAACGGCGCGATGTCCTGTTCAATGCCCACCTGAACCCACGCGAAACACGGGCTATTCGCTACGAACTCCGGCCAACCCGGCGGGGCGAATACAGCTTTGGCGCGGTCAACGTTTTTGCCTTATCGCCTTTAGGACTATTAAAACGGCGCTTTCAGTTTGAGCAGGGCAAGATGGTGGCCGTGTATCCATCGTATCTACAAATGCGCCAGTATGAGCTTCTGGCTGCTACCAATCGCCTGAATGAAGTGGGAGTGAAGCGGATTCGTCGCCTTGGGCACAGCATGGAATTTGAGCAGGTGCGCCCCTATGCTACCGGCGACGATGTCAGAACAATTAACTGGAAGGCAACCTCCCGCCGAAGTGATGCCCAGGGAACATCACTCATGATTAATGCCTATCAGGACGAACGATCCCAACCCGTTTATTGCCTGATCGATAAGGGCCGTGTGATGCAATCACCCTTCGATGGGCTTACTTTACTGGATTATGCCATCAACGCCAGTTTGGTGTTGAGTAACATTGCTCTCCTCAAACAGGACCGGGCGGGTATTCTGACCTTTTCCAGTCAGGTAGGTCAACTTCTCCCTGCCGACCGTCGCACAGGGCACATGCTCCGGATTCTGGAACTCCTATACCGCCAGAAAACGCAATTTCTGGAAACAGACTTCGAGAGCCTGTATGCCAGCGTCAGAACACACATTCGCCAGCGAAGCTTGTTGCTATTATTTACCAATTTTGAAACGGTAAACGCCATGCATCGGCAGCTACCCTATCTGCGTCGGCTGGCCAAAGATCATCTGTTATTGGTTATTTTCTTCGAAAATACAGAGTTACGCAGCTTACTTGATCTGCCAGCCTCGGATACCGAACAGATTTACCTTAAGACGATCGGCGAAAAATTCGCGTTCGAGAAAAAACAGATTGTGAGAGAGTTAGCCCAATACGGCATCCAGACTATTCTGACGGCACCGCAGAACCTGACCGCCAACACCGTGAATAAATACCTGGAACTGAAAGCACGGGGAATGATTTAG
- a CDS encoding stage II sporulation protein M, protein MREALFVKRNTDKWRDMEQNPTRDPDELTARFVELTDDLSYAQTFYPDSNVTRYLNGLAAQMHRSLMQNRRDDRSRFITFWTYELPMLFRQSHRLLAISAGIFLAAGILGWVSAAHDHTFVQLILGDRYVNMTLENIKKGDPLGVYNSSGQSTMFVQITLNNIYVAFRTFIFGLFASFGTMAMLFYNGVMLGAFQYFFYERGLLLDSVLKIWIHGTLEISAIIIAGCAGLTVGNSLLFPGTYSRLTSFKRGIKQGLKIAIGLVPVFIMAGFLESFVTRLTLPPLISGGIILTSASFIIWYFILYPISLNRNRQP, encoded by the coding sequence ATGCGCGAAGCTCTTTTCGTTAAACGCAATACCGACAAATGGCGCGATATGGAGCAAAATCCTACGCGTGATCCCGATGAACTGACAGCCCGTTTTGTGGAACTGACCGATGACCTATCGTATGCACAAACGTTTTATCCTGATTCGAATGTAACGCGTTACCTCAACGGATTAGCGGCTCAGATGCACCGGAGCCTCATGCAAAACCGGCGCGACGACCGAAGCCGGTTCATTACCTTCTGGACGTATGAGTTGCCTATGCTTTTTCGGCAGTCGCACCGGTTGCTGGCCATATCGGCGGGAATTTTTCTGGCGGCTGGCATTTTGGGGTGGGTGTCGGCGGCCCACGACCATACGTTCGTACAGCTGATTCTGGGCGATAGGTACGTGAACATGACGCTCGAAAATATCAAAAAAGGGGATCCGCTCGGTGTGTATAACAGCAGCGGTCAATCGACAATGTTCGTTCAGATCACGTTGAATAACATTTATGTAGCATTCCGAACCTTCATATTTGGGTTGTTTGCGTCGTTTGGCACCATGGCGATGCTGTTTTACAACGGTGTCATGCTGGGTGCCTTTCAATATTTCTTTTACGAGCGCGGGCTGCTGCTTGATTCAGTCCTCAAAATCTGGATTCATGGCACGCTTGAAATATCCGCGATTATTATTGCCGGTTGTGCGGGTCTAACGGTTGGCAATAGCCTCTTATTTCCGGGCACCTACTCGCGGTTAACCTCGTTCAAACGGGGCATTAAGCAGGGACTTAAAATTGCCATTGGCCTGGTCCCCGTTTTCATCATGGCTGGGTTTCTGGAAAGCTTCGTCACGCGATTGACGCTGCCGCCCCTTATCAGCGGGGGAATAATCCTGACATCGGCGTCTTTCATTATCTGGTATTTTATTCTCTATCCTATCTCCCTAAACCGTAATCGACAACCATGA